A DNA window from Bradyrhizobium barranii subsp. barranii contains the following coding sequences:
- a CDS encoding mandelate racemase/muconate lactonizing enzyme family protein: MKITKVRTHILEAKLSQPFAYSRAWYDTRTAMLVEIETDDGLTGWGECYGPARMTAAVVQSIAPWLIGEDPLRTDVLWQMVYARLRDHGQKGVVIQGLSGIDIALWDIKGKHFGVPAHQLLGGAARKEIAAYATGLYRRKSGDPLKYLPEEAAGYAAEGFRAVKLKVGFGIAEDAAVTRAVREAIGPDVALMVDANHAYDAVAAIRLGRMIERYDIGWFEEPVPPEDVAGYRAVRSALTIPIAGGECEFTRFGFRDLFASHALDIAQPDTCAAGGLSECKKIADMSEAFGIRYNPHVWGTGIAIAASLQLLAVLPSHTPTSLAPIEPMLEFDRTEHPIRQAILKEPIEHEKGFVRVPDRPGLGIDIDREALARFAVQ, encoded by the coding sequence ATGAAGATCACCAAGGTGCGCACGCACATCCTCGAAGCAAAGCTCTCGCAGCCGTTCGCCTATTCGCGCGCCTGGTACGACACGCGCACCGCGATGCTGGTCGAGATCGAGACGGATGACGGCCTGACCGGCTGGGGCGAATGCTACGGGCCGGCGCGGATGACGGCGGCGGTGGTGCAGAGCATCGCGCCCTGGCTGATCGGCGAGGATCCGCTGCGCACCGACGTGCTGTGGCAGATGGTCTACGCACGCTTGCGCGATCACGGCCAGAAGGGCGTCGTGATCCAGGGCCTGAGCGGCATCGACATCGCGTTGTGGGACATCAAGGGCAAGCATTTCGGCGTGCCAGCGCATCAGCTTCTCGGCGGCGCCGCGCGCAAGGAGATAGCGGCCTATGCGACCGGGCTCTACCGGCGCAAATCAGGCGATCCGCTCAAATACCTGCCGGAGGAAGCGGCCGGCTACGCCGCGGAAGGTTTCCGCGCCGTGAAGCTGAAGGTCGGCTTCGGCATCGCCGAGGATGCCGCGGTCACCCGCGCGGTGCGCGAGGCGATCGGCCCGGATGTCGCGCTGATGGTCGATGCGAACCACGCCTATGACGCCGTTGCTGCGATCCGGCTCGGCCGCATGATCGAGCGCTATGACATCGGCTGGTTCGAGGAGCCGGTGCCGCCGGAGGACGTCGCGGGCTATCGCGCGGTGCGATCCGCGCTGACGATTCCGATCGCCGGCGGCGAATGCGAATTCACGCGCTTCGGCTTCCGCGACCTGTTCGCATCGCATGCGCTGGACATCGCCCAGCCCGACACCTGCGCGGCAGGTGGCCTCTCCGAATGCAAGAAGATCGCCGACATGAGCGAGGCGTTCGGCATCCGCTACAATCCGCATGTCTGGGGCACCGGGATCGCGATCGCGGCCTCGCTGCAGCTCCTCGCCGTGCTGCCGTCACACACGCCGACCTCGCTTGCGCCGATCGAGCCGATGCTCGAATTCGACCGCACCGAGCATCCGATCCGACAGGCGATTTTGAAGGAGCCGATCGAGCACGAGAAGGGTTTCGTGCGGGTGCCTGACAGACCGGGGCTAGGTATCGATATCGACCGCGAGGCGCTCGCGCGCTTCGCGGTTCAATAG
- a CDS encoding sensor histidine kinase has translation MLPLIVFAVGIAYSNYRQDRSDATRRVLETVRSMRLVLDSEVQRMTGGLQVLALSNALQSGDFDDFRRLATGFISQYGEDSVLLVADGSGHQLFSTVTSETTNLPPRNNREIVERVFASKSPQYSDLFTGSTKNRPIMTVEVPVLRNDEVVYALSFSPPIATFQKLVEQQRPNDQWTVSLLDTKGRVFARAPNPADTFGKQAPGALNDAMARTPEATLSTVSLDGVALSSAYTRSRLTGWTVVAGVAERSLIAPLWRDIAITSLIGGILLLTGLTFAVRMATTIARGEMLHNLLIEELNHRVKNTLALMQAIAVQTFRSSSRDERTKFEGRLGALAEAHNLLSQEKWAGSELRDVIARVLQPFLLSNPGRIRMAGPTVPLSPRLAVVLSMIVHEIATNAAKYGALSNETGRVTLDWEVIADTPKPRLRLIWSEIGGPPVTEPVQRGFGSRLIERSARDQLGGEATVDFLPRGVVCTVTCVLDEAR, from the coding sequence ATGTTGCCGCTGATCGTCTTTGCGGTCGGGATTGCCTATTCCAACTACCGCCAGGACCGCAGCGACGCGACACGACGCGTGCTGGAGACGGTGCGAAGCATGCGCCTCGTGCTCGATTCCGAAGTGCAGCGAATGACCGGCGGCTTGCAGGTGCTGGCGCTCAGCAACGCCCTGCAAAGCGGCGACTTCGACGACTTCCGCCGGCTGGCAACCGGGTTCATCAGCCAATATGGCGAGGACAGCGTCCTGCTGGTGGCGGACGGGAGCGGGCACCAGCTGTTCTCGACCGTCACGAGTGAAACGACAAACCTGCCGCCCCGCAACAATCGCGAGATCGTCGAGCGGGTATTTGCGAGCAAGTCACCGCAATATTCCGACCTGTTCACCGGCTCGACCAAGAACCGGCCGATCATGACCGTCGAGGTTCCCGTACTGCGCAACGATGAGGTCGTCTACGCGCTCTCCTTCAGCCCGCCAATCGCGACATTCCAGAAACTGGTCGAGCAGCAGCGGCCGAACGATCAGTGGACGGTGTCGCTGCTGGACACCAAGGGCCGCGTGTTCGCGCGCGCGCCCAACCCGGCCGACACGTTCGGCAAGCAGGCCCCCGGCGCGCTGAACGATGCGATGGCCCGGACGCCGGAGGCGACCCTATCCACCGTTTCGCTCGACGGCGTCGCGCTGTCCTCCGCCTATACGAGATCGCGGCTGACCGGCTGGACGGTCGTGGCCGGTGTCGCCGAGAGATCGCTGATCGCGCCGCTCTGGCGCGACATCGCGATCACCAGCCTGATCGGCGGCATCCTGCTGCTGACCGGCCTGACCTTCGCGGTGCGGATGGCGACCACGATCGCGCGCGGCGAGATGCTGCACAATCTGCTGATCGAGGAGCTCAACCATCGCGTCAAGAACACGCTGGCCTTGATGCAGGCGATCGCGGTACAGACCTTCCGAAGTTCAAGCCGGGACGAGCGGACCAAGTTCGAGGGACGGCTCGGTGCGCTCGCCGAGGCGCATAATCTCCTGAGCCAGGAGAAATGGGCGGGCTCGGAGCTGAGGGATGTGATCGCGCGCGTGCTCCAGCCGTTCCTGCTGAGCAATCCCGGTCGCATCCGCATGGCCGGCCCCACCGTGCCGCTGTCGCCGCGGCTCGCCGTGGTGCTGTCGATGATCGTGCACGAGATCGCCACCAACGCCGCGAAATACGGCGCGCTGTCGAACGAGACCGGCCGGGTCACGCTGGACTGGGAGGTCATCGCCGACACGCCGAAGCCCCGGCTGCGGCTGATCTGGAGTGAGATCGGCGGACCGCCGGTGACGGAGCCGGTGCAGCGCGGTTTCGGCTCGCGCCTGATCGAGCGCAGCGCGCGCGACCAGCTCGGCGGCGAGGCAACCGTCGACTTCCTGCCGCGCGGCGTCGTCTGCACGGTGACGTGCGTGCTGGACGAGGCGCGGTGA
- a CDS encoding serine hydrolase domain-containing protein, protein MLAPTPASPESVGMSKAALDRVDAHLKSRYIDAGRFPGTHLLVYRRGKVAHSSVQGFADVERKAPVKDDTIYRIYSMTKPLTSVAFMMLVEQGLVAIDEPVAKYIPEWKDLGVFVAGTAPAFLTRPPSRPMLIVDLLRHTAGLTYGFQQRSNVDAAYRTEKIGEVEKSGTLQTMIEALAKIPLEFSPGESWNYSVATDVLGYLVGKISGIPFEQFLKTRILDPLGMTDTDFHVPAAKAHRFAACYSADPGGGMTFHAGQRREGLTLQDDPTKSSFLSPPSFISGGGGLCSTVADYLTFCRALLNGGELSGVRLLGPKTLALMTSNHIPGGRALPEVSRSLFSEATYNGIGFGLGFAVTMRPAETLIAGSPGEYNWGGAATTSFWIDPAEELITIFMTQVLPSSAYPLRRELRSMVYAAITESNL, encoded by the coding sequence ATGCTCGCCCCTACCCCCGCCTCGCCCGAATCCGTGGGCATGTCCAAGGCCGCGCTCGACCGCGTCGATGCGCATCTGAAGAGCCGTTACATCGATGCCGGCCGCTTCCCGGGCACGCACCTGCTGGTCTATCGCCGCGGCAAGGTCGCCCACAGCTCGGTGCAGGGCTTTGCCGACGTCGAGCGCAAGGCGCCGGTCAAGGACGACACCATTTACCGCATCTATTCCATGACCAAGCCGCTCACCAGCGTCGCCTTCATGATGCTGGTCGAGCAAGGCCTCGTGGCGATCGACGAGCCCGTCGCCAAATACATTCCGGAATGGAAGGATCTCGGCGTGTTCGTCGCCGGCACCGCGCCGGCCTTCCTGACCCGGCCGCCGTCCCGGCCGATGCTGATCGTCGACCTGCTGCGGCACACCGCCGGTCTCACCTACGGCTTCCAGCAGCGTTCCAACGTCGATGCCGCCTATCGCACCGAAAAGATCGGCGAGGTCGAGAAGTCAGGCACGCTCCAGACCATGATCGAGGCGCTGGCAAAAATTCCGCTGGAGTTCTCGCCGGGCGAATCCTGGAACTACTCGGTGGCGACCGACGTGCTTGGCTATCTCGTCGGAAAGATCTCCGGGATTCCCTTCGAGCAGTTCCTTAAAACGCGCATCCTCGATCCGCTCGGCATGACCGACACTGATTTTCACGTGCCGGCCGCCAAGGCGCACCGTTTCGCGGCCTGCTATTCAGCTGATCCCGGTGGAGGCATGACCTTCCATGCCGGCCAGCGCCGCGAGGGCCTGACGCTCCAGGACGACCCGACCAAGAGCTCGTTCCTGTCGCCGCCCTCGTTCATCTCGGGCGGCGGCGGGCTATGCTCGACGGTCGCCGACTATCTCACCTTCTGCCGTGCGCTGCTCAATGGCGGCGAGCTGAGCGGCGTCCGCCTGCTCGGGCCGAAAACGCTGGCGCTGATGACGAGCAACCACATTCCGGGCGGACGCGCGCTGCCGGAGGTATCGCGTTCGCTGTTCTCCGAAGCCACCTATAACGGCATCGGCTTCGGCCTCGGCTTTGCCGTGACCATGCGCCCGGCGGAGACGCTGATCGCCGGCAGCCCGGGCGAATATAATTGGGGCGGCGCGGCCACGACCTCGTTCTGGATCGATCCGGCCGAGGAGCTGATCACCATCTTCATGACGCAGGTGCTGCCGTCGAGCGCCTATCCGCTCCGGCGCGAACTGCGCAGCATGGTCTATGCGGCGATCACCGAGAGCAATCTCTGA
- a CDS encoding intradiol ring-cleavage dioxygenase, whose translation MTQFNETELTEAVVKSFDNTPNPRAKFLLQELVKSLHDYVSKTGLTFEEWEYAIDFLTRTGHKCTDTRQEFILLSDVLGVSMLVDAVNHRDREGATQTTVLGPFYVGEHKVTAHGTDISPNNQTGERMFVQSRVTDLKGKPLAGVPVDVWHADDDGFYDSQKPNYDEVGASARARFITDADGRFFFRTILPCSYPIPTDGPVGEMIMQTKRHPMRPAHVHFLVNAKGYEPLITHVFMDGDKYLDSDVVFGVKDDLVAKVEPRNDPVMPDGSKANGQWHLMTYEFHLKPGGGMAPKPLGVKAEEPA comes from the coding sequence ATGACCCAGTTCAACGAGACCGAACTCACCGAAGCCGTCGTCAAAAGCTTCGACAATACGCCGAACCCTCGGGCAAAATTCCTGCTCCAGGAATTGGTGAAGTCGCTGCACGATTACGTGAGCAAGACCGGTCTCACCTTCGAGGAATGGGAATACGCCATCGATTTCCTGACCCGCACCGGCCACAAATGCACCGACACAAGGCAGGAGTTCATCCTGCTCTCCGACGTGCTCGGGGTCTCCATGCTGGTCGACGCCGTCAACCACAGGGATCGCGAGGGCGCCACCCAGACCACGGTGCTCGGCCCGTTCTATGTCGGCGAGCACAAGGTCACCGCGCACGGCACCGACATCTCGCCGAACAATCAGACCGGCGAACGGATGTTCGTGCAGAGCCGCGTCACCGACCTCAAGGGCAAGCCGCTTGCGGGCGTTCCCGTCGACGTCTGGCATGCCGACGATGACGGCTTCTACGATTCACAGAAGCCGAACTACGACGAGGTCGGCGCTTCGGCGCGGGCGCGCTTCATCACCGACGCCGACGGCCGCTTCTTCTTCCGCACCATTTTGCCTTGCAGCTATCCGATCCCGACCGATGGCCCGGTCGGCGAGATGATCATGCAGACCAAGCGGCATCCGATGCGCCCCGCGCATGTGCACTTCCTGGTCAATGCCAAGGGCTACGAGCCGCTGATCACGCACGTCTTCATGGACGGCGACAAATATCTCGATTCCGACGTGGTGTTCGGGGTCAAGGACGACCTCGTCGCCAAGGTCGAGCCGCGCAACGATCCCGTGATGCCCGACGGCTCCAAGGCAAACGGGCAGTGGCACCTGATGACGTACGAATTTCACCTCAAGCCCGGCGGCGGCATGGCGCCGAAGCCGCTGGGGGTGAAGGCGGAGGAGCCGGCGTGA
- a CDS encoding bifunctional protein-serine/threonine kinase/phosphatase gives MTMTRGLLISVGQHSDKGRKPVNQDFHGVLIPEEPLLSLKGIAAVLADGISSSTVSQIASESAVKSFLMDYYCTSESWTVKTSARRVLDATNSWLHAQTRKSQYAYDRDKGYVCTLTAMVIKATTAHIFHVGDCRVYRVAGKALEQLTDDHRIIVSSEQTYLGRALGINPQIEIDYQAFEIEAGDTFVLATDGAYEFVDQRFITSALGEHAAELDGAAKAIVEEAYRRGSDDNITVQILRIDAVPQREPAGIFNQTSQLPLPPLPEPRAVFDGYRIIREIHGSSRSHIYLAVDVETEAPVALKLPSIDLRDNAAYLKRFLMEEWIARRIDSPHVLKPLSQSRRRSYLYVATEFVEGQTLKQWMTDNPRPDLETVRGLVEQIAAGLRAFHRMEMLHQDLRPDNILIDKTGTAKIIDFGSVRVAGVAEAAPRDEADDILGTVQYTAPEYFLGQGGSPRSDMFSLAVICYQMLAGKLPYGTQIARIRRKADARRLQYRPADDDRNVPAWVDGALRRALHPDPYKRHEDLSEFVFELRTPNPAYLDTRITPLLERSPLMFWKLTTAALACAVVVLLALLHGR, from the coding sequence ATGACGATGACCCGCGGACTCCTGATCTCCGTCGGCCAGCACTCCGACAAGGGGCGCAAGCCCGTCAATCAGGATTTTCACGGCGTCCTGATTCCGGAAGAGCCGCTGCTCAGCCTGAAGGGCATCGCGGCCGTTCTCGCCGACGGCATCTCGAGCAGCACGGTGAGCCAGATCGCCAGCGAGTCGGCGGTCAAGAGCTTCCTGATGGACTATTACTGCACGTCGGAATCCTGGACGGTGAAGACCTCCGCCCGCCGCGTGCTGGACGCGACCAATTCCTGGCTGCACGCGCAGACGCGCAAGAGCCAATATGCCTATGATCGCGACAAGGGTTATGTCTGCACCCTGACCGCCATGGTTATCAAGGCGACTACGGCGCACATCTTCCACGTCGGCGACTGTCGCGTCTACCGCGTCGCTGGCAAGGCGCTCGAGCAGCTGACCGACGATCATCGGATCATCGTGTCGTCGGAGCAGACCTATCTCGGCCGCGCGCTCGGCATCAATCCGCAGATCGAGATCGACTACCAGGCTTTCGAGATCGAGGCCGGCGATACCTTTGTCCTGGCAACCGACGGTGCCTACGAATTCGTCGATCAGCGTTTCATCACCAGCGCACTTGGCGAGCACGCAGCCGAGCTCGACGGGGCGGCAAAGGCGATCGTCGAGGAAGCCTATCGGCGTGGCAGCGACGACAACATCACCGTCCAGATCCTGCGCATCGACGCGGTGCCGCAGCGCGAGCCGGCCGGCATCTTCAATCAGACGTCACAGCTGCCGCTTCCGCCGCTGCCGGAGCCGCGAGCAGTCTTCGACGGTTACAGGATCATCCGGGAAATCCACGGCAGCAGCCGCAGTCATATCTATCTCGCCGTCGATGTGGAGACTGAGGCGCCGGTCGCGCTCAAGCTGCCGTCGATCGATTTGCGCGACAACGCCGCCTATCTCAAGCGCTTCCTGATGGAGGAGTGGATCGCGCGCAGGATCGACAGCCCGCACGTGCTGAAGCCGCTGTCACAGTCGAGACGGCGCAGTTATCTCTACGTCGCGACCGAATTCGTCGAAGGGCAGACGCTGAAGCAGTGGATGACCGACAATCCGCGCCCCGATCTCGAAACCGTCCGTGGGCTGGTCGAGCAGATCGCCGCGGGGCTGCGCGCCTTCCACCGCATGGAAATGCTGCATCAGGACCTCAGGCCCGACAACATCCTGATCGACAAGACGGGCACCGCAAAGATCATCGACTTCGGGTCGGTCAGGGTCGCGGGCGTCGCGGAGGCGGCGCCGCGAGACGAGGCCGACGACATCCTGGGAACGGTCCAGTACACGGCGCCGGAGTATTTTCTTGGGCAAGGCGGCTCGCCGCGCTCCGACATGTTTTCGCTGGCCGTGATCTGCTACCAGATGCTGGCGGGAAAGCTTCCCTATGGCACCCAGATCGCCAGGATCCGGCGCAAGGCGGACGCGCGGAGACTTCAGTACCGCCCGGCCGACGACGACCGCAATGTGCCGGCCTGGGTCGACGGCGCGCTCAGGCGCGCGCTCCATCCCGATCCCTACAAGCGGCACGAAGATCTGTCCGAATTCGTCTTCGAGCTTCGCACGCCTAATCCGGCCTATCTCGACACACGGATCACGCCGCTCTTAGAGCGCAGCCCGCTGATGTTCTGGAAGCTGACCACGGCAGCGCTTGCTTGCGCAGTCGTCGTGCTGCTGGCGCTGCTGCACGGGCGATAG
- a CDS encoding formate/nitrite transporter family protein: MSYLAPSEFVTKMVDAGESKIFMSTRDTAIRAFMAGAILALGAWFAITINVNTGQPLIGAILFPVGFIMLYLLGFDLLTGVFVLSPLALIDKRPGVTLGGVLRNWGLVFVGNFAGAFTVAFMMAFVTTFGFTQDPDKVGAAIGNIGEGRTLGYAAHGAAGMATLFMRGMLCNWMVSTGVVGAMISTSVPGKVIAMWMPIMLFFYMVFEHSVVNMFLFPSGLMLHAKFSIMDYLIWNEIPTVLGNLVGGLAFTGMTLYATHVMTKPKRQAGKAAPTRVAA, translated from the coding sequence ATGTCGTATCTCGCGCCTTCGGAATTCGTCACCAAGATGGTGGATGCGGGCGAGTCCAAGATCTTCATGTCCACCCGGGATACTGCCATCCGCGCCTTCATGGCCGGCGCCATCCTTGCACTCGGCGCATGGTTCGCCATCACCATCAACGTGAACACCGGCCAGCCGCTGATCGGCGCGATACTGTTTCCCGTCGGCTTCATCATGCTGTACCTGCTCGGCTTCGATCTGCTCACCGGCGTGTTCGTGCTCTCGCCGCTCGCCCTGATCGACAAGCGTCCCGGCGTCACGCTTGGCGGCGTGCTGCGCAACTGGGGCCTGGTCTTCGTCGGCAACTTCGCCGGCGCCTTCACCGTCGCCTTCATGATGGCCTTCGTGACGACGTTCGGCTTCACGCAAGACCCCGACAAGGTCGGAGCGGCCATTGGAAACATCGGCGAAGGCCGAACGCTTGGCTATGCCGCGCACGGCGCGGCCGGCATGGCGACGCTGTTCATGCGCGGCATGCTGTGCAACTGGATGGTCTCGACCGGCGTCGTCGGCGCCATGATCTCGACCTCGGTCCCCGGCAAGGTCATCGCGATGTGGATGCCCATCATGCTGTTCTTCTACATGGTGTTCGAGCATTCCGTCGTGAACATGTTCCTGTTCCCGTCGGGCCTGATGCTCCATGCCAAATTCTCGATCATGGATTATCTGATCTGGAACGAGATCCCGACCGTGCTCGGCAACCTCGTCGGCGGCCTCGCCTTCACCGGCATGACCCTCTACGCCACCCACGTCATGACCAAGCCGAAGCGCCAGGCCGGCAAGGCCGCGCCGACCCGCGTTGCGGCCTGA
- a CDS encoding CmpA/NrtA family ABC transporter substrate-binding protein, with protein MTKRTRQPSGLSRRQLLKAAGSTAALLAAAKLNFPAGAFAQDAGPEVKGAKLGFIALSDAGPLFVAKDKGLFAKYGVPDTDVQKQASWGTTRDNLVLGSEGNGIDGAHILTPMPYLISAGKVTQNNQPTPMYILARLNLDAQCISVAKEYADLKVGADASVLKAAFEKKKADGKSAKVAMTFPGGTHDLWVRYWLAAGGIDPDKDVETITVPPPQMVANMKVGTMDAFCVGEPWPGQLVHQGIGYTAVNTGEIWSKHPEKSLGMRAAWVDKNPKAAKAILMAVMEAQQWADKMENKEELATIMAKRQWINCPVEDIADRAKGKFDYGNAGKVVENSPHIMKYWRDFASYPFQSHDLWFMTEDIRWGKYEASFDSKALIGKVNREDMWRDAAKTLGVAASKIPASTSRGKETFFDGKVFDPENPAAYLKSLAIKRVEV; from the coding sequence ATGACCAAGCGCACCCGCCAGCCCTCGGGCCTGAGCCGCCGTCAATTGTTGAAGGCCGCCGGCTCGACCGCTGCACTTCTCGCCGCCGCAAAACTGAATTTCCCCGCCGGTGCGTTCGCACAGGACGCTGGCCCCGAGGTCAAGGGCGCCAAGCTCGGCTTCATCGCGCTGAGCGATGCCGGCCCGCTCTTCGTCGCCAAGGACAAGGGCCTGTTCGCCAAATACGGCGTGCCCGACACCGACGTGCAGAAGCAGGCCTCATGGGGCACCACGCGCGACAATCTCGTGCTCGGCTCGGAGGGGAACGGCATCGACGGCGCGCACATCCTGACCCCGATGCCGTACCTGATTTCCGCCGGCAAGGTGACGCAGAACAACCAGCCGACCCCGATGTACATCCTGGCGCGGCTCAATCTCGATGCGCAGTGCATCTCGGTCGCCAAGGAATATGCCGACCTCAAGGTCGGTGCCGACGCGTCGGTGCTGAAGGCGGCGTTCGAGAAGAAGAAGGCCGATGGCAAGTCGGCCAAGGTCGCGATGACCTTCCCGGGTGGCACACATGACCTCTGGGTCCGCTATTGGCTCGCCGCCGGCGGCATCGATCCCGACAAGGACGTCGAGACCATCACCGTGCCGCCGCCGCAGATGGTGGCGAACATGAAGGTCGGCACCATGGACGCGTTCTGCGTCGGCGAGCCCTGGCCCGGGCAGCTCGTGCATCAGGGCATCGGCTACACCGCCGTCAACACCGGTGAGATCTGGAGCAAGCATCCCGAAAAGTCGCTCGGCATGCGCGCGGCCTGGGTCGACAAGAACCCGAAGGCTGCCAAGGCGATCCTGATGGCCGTGATGGAGGCGCAGCAATGGGCCGACAAGATGGAGAACAAGGAAGAGCTCGCGACCATCATGGCGAAACGGCAGTGGATCAACTGCCCGGTCGAGGACATCGCCGATCGCGCCAAGGGCAAGTTCGACTACGGCAATGCCGGCAAGGTGGTCGAGAACTCACCGCACATCATGAAGTACTGGCGCGACTTCGCCTCCTATCCGTTCCAGAGCCATGATCTCTGGTTCATGACCGAGGACATCCGGTGGGGCAAATATGAAGCTTCCTTCGACAGCAAGGCGCTGATCGGCAAGGTCAACCGCGAGGACATGTGGCGCGATGCGGCCAAGACGCTCGGCGTCGCGGCTTCCAAGATCCCGGCCTCCACCTCGCGCGGCAAGGAGACCTTCTTCGACGGCAAGGTGTTCGACCCCGAAAATCCGGCGGCCTATCTGAAATCGCTCGCGATCAAGCGCGTCGAAGTCTGA
- the ntrB gene encoding nitrate ABC transporter permease, whose translation MNMPATKMDIETATPAGTAAPVVAMTPKRPPRSEAYARMARETAVRVIPPLVVIALLTLVWELICRRAGSTLPPPSRVFKDTKGLIFDPFFDHGGIDKGLFWHLSASLQRVALGYSLSAIAGIALGVLVGQSVWAMRGLDPLFQVLRTIPPLAWLPLSLAAFRDGQPSAIFVIFITSIWPIIINTAVGIRNIPQDYRNVAAVVQLNPLEFFAKIMIPAAAPYIFTGLRIGIGLSWLAIIAAEMLIGGVGIGFFIWDAWNSSHISEIILALFYVGIVGFVLDRLIAGIGKIVTRGTAQN comes from the coding sequence ATGAACATGCCTGCCACGAAGATGGACATTGAGACTGCGACCCCTGCGGGCACCGCCGCGCCGGTCGTCGCGATGACGCCGAAGCGCCCGCCGCGCAGCGAAGCCTACGCGCGGATGGCAAGGGAGACCGCCGTGCGCGTGATCCCGCCGCTGGTCGTGATCGCGCTGCTGACGCTGGTGTGGGAGCTGATCTGCCGCCGCGCCGGCTCGACGCTGCCGCCGCCGTCGCGGGTGTTCAAGGACACCAAGGGACTGATCTTCGATCCGTTCTTCGATCATGGTGGCATCGACAAGGGCCTGTTCTGGCATCTCTCCGCCAGTCTCCAGCGCGTCGCGCTCGGCTATTCGTTGTCGGCGATCGCCGGCATCGCGCTCGGTGTGCTGGTCGGGCAGTCGGTCTGGGCGATGCGCGGGCTCGATCCGCTGTTCCAGGTGCTGCGCACCATCCCGCCGCTCGCCTGGCTGCCGCTGTCGCTCGCGGCGTTCCGCGACGGCCAGCCTTCGGCGATCTTCGTCATCTTCATCACCTCGATCTGGCCGATCATCATCAACACCGCGGTCGGCATCCGCAACATCCCGCAGGACTACCGCAATGTTGCGGCCGTCGTGCAGCTCAATCCGCTCGAGTTCTTCGCCAAGATCATGATCCCGGCGGCGGCGCCCTACATCTTTACCGGTTTGCGCATCGGCATCGGTCTGTCCTGGCTCGCCATCATCGCGGCTGAAATGCTGATCGGCGGCGTCGGCATCGGCTTCTTCATCTGGGACGCATGGAACTCATCGCATATCAGCGAGATCATCCTGGCGCTGTTCTATGTCGGCATCGTCGGCTTCGTGCTCGATCGCCTGATCGCGGGCATCGGCAAGATCGTCACCCGCGGCACGGCGCAGAACTGA
- a CDS encoding ABC transporter ATP-binding protein, whose amino-acid sequence MTAYLKLDHIDKVFTRGAASTEVLKDINLTIEKGEYVSIIGHSGCGKSTLLNIIAGLTGATTGGVLLENREVNSPGPDRAVVFQNHSLLPWLTVYENVKLGVDKVFARTKSRAERDAWVMHNLNLVQMAHARDKRPSEISGGMKQRVGIARALAMEPKVLLLDEPFGALDALTRAHLQDSVMALHQKLGNTILMITHDVDEAVLLSDRIVMMTNGPSARIGEVLEVPLARPRKRLDLATNSTYLKCRHRVLEFLYERHRFVEAA is encoded by the coding sequence ATGACCGCCTATCTGAAGCTCGACCATATCGACAAGGTCTTTACCCGCGGCGCCGCCAGCACGGAGGTGCTGAAGGACATCAACCTGACGATCGAGAAGGGCGAATACGTCTCGATCATCGGCCATTCCGGCTGCGGCAAGTCGACCCTGCTCAACATCATCGCAGGCCTGACCGGCGCCACCACCGGCGGCGTGTTGCTCGAGAACCGCGAGGTCAACTCGCCGGGGCCCGATCGCGCGGTAGTGTTCCAGAACCACAGCCTGCTGCCATGGCTGACCGTCTACGAGAACGTCAAGCTCGGCGTCGACAAGGTCTTTGCCAGGACCAAGTCCCGCGCCGAACGCGACGCCTGGGTCATGCACAATCTCAACCTGGTGCAGATGGCCCACGCCAGGGACAAGCGTCCCTCGGAAATCTCCGGCGGCATGAAGCAGCGCGTCGGCATCGCCCGTGCGCTGGCGATGGAGCCGAAGGTCCTGCTGCTCGACGAGCCGTTCGGCGCGCTCGACGCGCTGACCCGCGCGCATCTGCAGGACTCGGTGATGGCGCTGCATCAGAAGCTCGGCAACACCATTCTGATGATCACCCACGACGTCGACGAGGCGGTGCTGCTATCCGATCGCATCGTCATGATGACGAACGGGCCGAGCGCGCGCATCGGCGAGGTGCTGGAGGTGCCGCTCGCACGTCCCCGCAAGCGGCTCGATCTTGCGACCAACTCCACCTATTTGAAGTGCCGCCACCGCGTGCTCGAGTTCCTCTACGAGCGTCATCGCTTCGTCGAGGCCGCGTAA